CGCGAGCTCGAGCGCGCGGGCTCCAGCGCCGCGGCGGCGGAGGCCTACGGCCTCGCCGGGGACGTGGACGATCAAGCCCGCATGTTGGTGGACGCCGGCGCCATCGAGCGTTTGGAGCAAGTGCTGGGGGACGAGCAGAAGCGCGAACGAAAGCTCCGCGAGCGTGCCGAGGTCGGCCGCAAGGCGAAGGACCTGTTCTCCTGCGGGCGCCGCCGCGAGGCCCTGGCGCTGGCGCGGGCGCCGCGGGCCGAGCCCGACGACATGCTCCTGGCGCTCGCGGTCGAGATCGAAGAACGGCGGGCGCAGGGCCCCAGCGCTCGCTTCGAGCTCGACGGACGTCCACTGGAGGTCGCCTTCGGGGACAGCGTGGTGATCGGACGGGCCGACGCCGACATCACGGTGCCGAGCCCGGGGATCAGCCGCCAACACCTCGTGCTGCGGCGCACGCCGAGCGGACCCGAGGCCGCGGATCTGGGCTCCAGCAACGGCACCCTGCTGCGCGGCGTTCGCCTCGACGTTCCCGTCGCCATCGGCGAGGGCATCGAGCTGACTCTGGGCGGCGACGTGAGCGCCAAGCTCACGCCCCTCGATGGCGGCGGGGTGCGCGTCGAAATCGGCGCCCGCGTGGTGCTCGCGCCGCTCGGCCCCTGGCATCTGGACGACTGGCGCGTTCAGCCCGCTGACGACGGCTGGCTCGAGCTCAGCGCGCACACGCCCGGCTATCTCGAAGGGCTGCAGGTGGATCAGCGCATCCAGCTGTGCCGGGGCGACGCGCTGTCGAACGCTGCCGGCGCTCCGCCGCGGCTCCGGGTCGTGCCGTGAGCCTGTGGTCGAAGCTCAAGGAGCGCTTCGCGAAAGACGAGCCGGCTCCCGTGGCTCCACCACCGCCGAAGCCTGCGCCGAAGCCGAAGGTCGAGACCTCCGAGGACGACCTCGCCGCCCTCGGCTTGCTCGCCGCGGGCGAAGAGGTGCCCACGGATCTGGCCTTGGCGGAGCTGTCGCGGGCTCGCGGCACCTCGAACGAGCGCGCCGCTCTCGATCGCCTGCTGCGCGCCCGAGCCGCGCGGCCGCTCGACGAGCGGCTCGCCATCGCCGCAGCGGATCTCTTCGTCCAGCGCGGTCAGATCGCGGCGGCCCTGGAGCTGCTCGACGGCGCGTCCAGCACCGACGCCCTGATGATGGCCGCAGATCTTCGCGCCGAGCGCGGCGAGGTGGCCGCGGCCATCACGCTGGTGGAGCGCGTCCTGGTCCGCGATATCGATGCCCCCGGCGCGCGCGAGCGCCACGAGCGCTGGCGGCGCTGGCTGGGCGGCGCCGCGCCCAAGGACAACCCGCTGAACGAAGCCACGGTGCTCCGAGCCGACGCGCCGGAGACCACGCTCCGCATCGTGGGGGAGGCGGGCCGCGGTGGTGCCGGCACGGTGTACGAGGCCGTGGACGACGTGCTCGGCCGCCGCGTCGCGCTCAAGGTCTACCACCGGCCGGAAGACGAGCACGACAAGCTCGAACGCGAGGCGCGCTTGGCCGTCACCCTCGCCGGTCGCGGCGTGGTGCGGGTGTTCGACGTGGATCCCGTGCGCGGTTGGATCGTGATGGAGTGGCTGCCGGCGGGGGCACTCAAGCGCTGGCTCGTGCAGAAGGACGCGGACTTCTTGTGGCCCATCGAGCGCTGGCTCGCGCCGCTGGCGCTGGCGGTGGCGCGGGTCCACGAGCGCGGCTTCGTGCACGCGGATCTCAAGCCCGCCAACGTGCTGTTCCGACACGTGGACGAGCCGGTGATCAGCGACTTCGGTCTGGCGCATCCGGTGGGGCAGGTGGTGGCGGGGGGCAGCCGCGGCTACCTGAGCCCGGAGCGGCTGTCGGGGGAGCCCATCACCCCCGCGGACGACGTGTACGCCCTGGGTCGCATCCTGGAAGACGCCCTCAACGCCCTTGGCGAGCGCGATCTCGGCTCCTGGCGGCATGGCGTCGCCCTGGCCTTGGCTTCAGCGGAAGAGCGCCCTCGGGACGCCCGCGCCCTGCTCCGAGCCTGGGGCCTGTGAGCGGCTGCGCCCGCCGCCATCTTCCAGTACCCTTTCGGGCCCGGCTTGACGCCGCGGCGAATTCACCAATATTAGAGCCGATAATTGTCGCATCGGAAAATGCGACTTTCCCCGGAGCCAGGGATGCCCAAGACCTACAGTGATCTGTTCGCCGAGGTTCGCGCGGACGTGAAGACCGTCAGCCTCGAGGAGCTGAAAGATCGTCTCGAGGGGGACAAGCCCCCGGTGCTGGTGGACGTCCGGGAGAAAGACGAGTTTCGCGCCGGCTACATCCCGGGTGCCATCCATCTACCCCGCGGCCATCTCGAGATGCAGGCGGAGCAAAAGCTCCCCGACAAGAACGCGGAGATCGTCGTGTACTGCGCGGGCGGCATCCGCAGCGTGTTCGCGGCGCGCTCGCTTTCGGACCTCGGCTACACCAACGTGGTGAGCGCCAATCCCGGGTTCGTGCGCTGGAAAGACATGCGCTACCCGATGGAAGAGCCGCCGCACTTCACCGACGCGCAGCTCGATCGCTATTCGCGTCACATCCTCTTGCCGGAGGTGGGCGAGCTCGGTCAACAGAAGCTGCTCAAGGGTCGCGCGCTGCTGCTCGGTGCCGGCGGCCTCGGATCCCCCGCGGCGCTGTACCTCGCCGCCGCCGGCGTCGGCACCATCGGTCTGGTGGACGCCGATGTGGTCGACGCCTCCAACCTGCAGCGTCAGATCCTGCACGCCACCTCCCGCGTCGGCATCCCCAAGGTAGAGAGCGCGGAGAAGGCGCTCAAGGATCTCAATCCCGACGTGAGGGTGGTGAAGTACCAAGAGCGCCTGATGAGCGACAACGTCGACCGCATCTTCGGCGACGGTTGGGACGTGATCGTGGATGGTTGCGACAACTTCCCCACGCGCTACCTGGTGAACGACGCCTCGCTGTTCCACAAGGTGCCCGTCGTCCACGGCTCCATCTTCCGCTTCGACGGTCAGGTGACCACCTTCATGCCCTTCGAGGGGCCCTGCTACCGCTGCCTGTACCCGGAGCCGCCCCCCGCCCATCTGGCGCCTTCCTGCGCGGAAGCCGGCGTCCTCGGCATCCTCCCCGGCATGATTGGCACGCTGCAGGCCACCGAGGCCATCAAGATCATCTTGGGCCTCGGGGACACGCTCGTCGGCCGCCTGCTCACCTACGACTCCCTGCGCATGAGCTTCCGCACCTTGAAGCTCCGCCGCGACAAGACCTGTCCGGCCTGCGGCGAGCACCCTACGATCAAGGAATACGTGGACTACGAAGGATTCTGCGCCGGCGTCGCCGCCCAGTAGCGCGTATCCGCTCCAAGACCAGGAGCCGCCCAGCCCTCGAAGAATTCTTTTGTTGGTCCGGCGCGATCCCCGTCGCGCCGCACCTCAGCGCTTCAGCAGCGGGAGCATCGCGGTGGCCACGCGGTGGAGGGCGGGCGCGAGCTCGTCCGTGGAGAGTTGCTCGTACACGGCCCAGCGCGTGATCTGCAGATTGAGCGCGCCCACCAGGCTCCAGGCGACGGCCTCGGGATCGTCCGCCGTCGCGTCGCCTCGCCGGGCCAGGGCGGCGAGCTTTTCGCCGAGCAGGGCGGCGAGGGCCGCGTACAGCTGGCTCAGAGTTTCGCGCACCGCGGGGCTCGCCGCGCCTTCCGTCAGGGCGATGCGCACGATGCGCTGCTTCGGCGCCATCACGCTCACCAGCACGTCCACGCCGCGGCGAAAGCCGTCTTCCACGCTCTCGGCGGCGGACAGCTCCGCGCGCGCGCGCTCGTCCAGGTCCGACAACAGGCCCAGCACCAGCTGGCGCAGCACGTCCTCCTTGGTGGCGAAGCGCGCGTAGAACGCCGTGGTGCTGACCTTTGCCGCGCTCATCAGCTGGCGCAGGCTCGTCTCGCCGTAGCCGCGCCTCGCAAACTCGCGTTCGGCGGCCGCCAAGATGCGGTCGCTGCTCGGGCGCGGACGTTTGGCGCGCGGCTCCACGGCGCCACGCTGGGGGCGCGCCAGGGTGCGGTCAACACGATTTGCCGAGTGTGGGGTCGTCACTGGGGCAACCACAGGGCGTTGCCGCTGCCGCCCCAGCGCGCGACGAAGTCCTTGAGCTGGGCTCGCGTGAGCGTGACCATGCCCACCTCGGAGATGGGATCCCCGATGACGTAGTCCCCCGAGCTCGTGCGGCCGAGGACGAAGATGGAGTGGTGGCCGCTGTACGTGTAGCTGCCGCTCACGCCCCCGGCCTTGTACGCCTGGGTCATCGCCTTCTGGTACACGGTGGGGCCGCCACCGGGATTGCCCGGCTCACCCGCGAGCTGCAGCACGTGCTTCTTGTCGAGCTGCGCATCGATGACGTCCATCTTGGCGGACGTCTGCGAGAGGTAGGGGAGTGCTTTCACCTTCAGCCCCAGCGCCGTCGCCCCCTGGGTGATCTGGGAGTTGGTGGTGCTGCCGGTATCGCTGCCGTCGCCGTAGCTCTTGCGGGCGCGATGGATGCTCTGCTCGACGCTGAGCTTTGGCTTTTCAAGGCCGAACACGGCCAGCGCCATGGCCAAGGACGTGGGCGCACAGTTGCCCGAGTACGATGGGCCGTCCTTGTTCCAGCGACCGCGGTGCAGCTGGTTCTTGTAGAAGGCGTTCTGCACCGCCGGCTGCATCGCGAACTTCACCGGGTGCATGGACGAGTCGAGGGCGTGGAGCTTCTGCGCGATGATCCAGCCGCTCTTGCCGTCGTACCTCACGTTGTAGTGGCCGTTCTTCTTCTGCTCCGCGAGCAGCACGACGTGCTGCCCGGGGGGAATGACACCCGCGGGTTGTCCGCCGTAGTGGAAGGAGTCGTTGACGCCGGTACCGGGCGCGACGGCCGTGATGGTGGCGGCGCTCTTGTCCGCGCTCTTGCGGAACGACGCGTACTTGGTGACGAGCAGGGTGTCGCCCTCGGCCCAACCGGGCTTTGGCTCCGACGTGGTCGTGCCGGCGTCGTCCAGCAGCCGGCGCGCGTTGGCGTCCGCGCCGCCGGCGTCCGCGCCGCCGCCGTCCACGGCGGCGCTGCCCCCTGCGCCCGCGGCCCGGGAACGTTTCGCACTCGTCCAGATCGACGCACGGATCGAGTCCCGGATCCGGCTCCGGGACGTCCGCGACGGTGCCGGTCGCGTCGTCCGGCGCCGGCGCCGCGGGATCCCCGGCGTCCCCGCAGCCCGCGACGAGCATCAACGTCAGCACGACGATCGCACCCCTTCGAACCATGTCGACCTCCACCGACGAGTGTCGTCCCGAGCCCCGCGAGGTTCAACTAAAAAAACGAACGTGTGTTTTGCATCGGAACGAGAGTGGGCGCGGCGGACCAACAAAATCAAAGAAATACAGAGAGTTATCCCGCGGTATGTAAGGCCGTGCAGGGATCGCCGTTTGTGTAGCTGTGACCGCCAGACGGCGGCGGAAAGGACGTGGCTCGTGAATCTGCGCTTCTTGGCTTTGGGCAGCTTGATGGCAGTGGTGAGTGGCTGTGGCGGGAGCAACGAGCGAAATCCCAATGTCGGACCCGGGCCCGTGACCTGTCCGGCGGGGCAGAGCTTTGATGGACAGCAGTGCGTCGCCTCGGTGAGCCCTCCGCCGAGCGGCAATCCCACGACGCCGACCACCACCACGACCCCGCCCGAGCCGCCGGTGCCCACCGCGACGCCGGGGCCGAGCGCAACGCCCGTGGATCCCTCCTTGGCTGCCGCGGCAGCGCCCGCCGTGGACGCTCTGGCCAAGCAGCATTTGCCGGCGGGTGCCAAGCCCATCGCAACTTTGGCGGGACAGTTCGCCACCGGGCAGATGCTCGAGAGCCAGATCCAGATGCAGTCCGGGCGCTGCTACACCGTGGTCGGCGCGGGCTTGCCCGGCGTGGAGAACCTCGATCTGCAGCTGGCCCCGGTGAGCCCGATGCCGAACGTCTCGCCCATCCTGGCGCAGGACTCGACGGTAGCTCCCGACGCCGTGATTGGCCAAAAGCCGAATTGCTTCAAATGGGCCGCGCCCTTTGCGGCACCCATGCGCGTCATCGTGCGCGTGTCCGCAGGACAGGGCCTGGCCCTGGTGCGGGTGTACGAGTCCTGATCAGGAGCGAGCCAGCTCGGCCGTGCGGGTCGAGCGGCGTGGGCTCTTGAAGAAGGTCGGCCAGTTCTCGGTGGCGAGGCGGAAGCGCCGCCCTGCCTCGATGCGGGTGAGGCGGGTGGACAAGAGCACCGCCAAGGTGGCCAACGTGAGGCCGGCGACCACGTCGATGATGTAGTGCCAGCGCAGGAACATGGTCGCGATGATGATGTTCACCGCGAAGAACACGACCACCGGCCAAGTGTACTTGAACGGCAGCTTGTTGCGATGCCGGAACGAGAACATGGCGATGAAGGTGGGCGTGGCCGTGTGCAGCGAGGGGAAGATGTCCATCTGCGCGCCGCCCGTGGCCACCGTGGAGAGCACCATGTCCATCCACATTCCGTGCGGTAGCTCGTGCTGGAAGTGGCCGGCCATTGCCTTGTAGGGACCGAAGCCCGGCACCAGCATGTAGACCGTGTGGCCGATGCAGAACACGAGCAGCATCCCCAGCGCGAACTCACCCAAGAGCCGCGCGTTCTTGCTGAGCATCAGGATCGGGATCACGTGGATGGCCAGCAGGAAGAAGTAGCTGAAGTAGAAGAACGCGAACCACTCCGTGGTGATGGGCGTGACCACGGAGTCCAGCGCGATGGCCGGCTCGAAACCGAACAGCAGCGTGTCCAGATGGTAGAGCTCGCCGTCGAGGGTGGTGGTGTTCACCAGGGGCAAGAGCTCGCCCAAGAAGAAGTAGCTCAGCTGTACCGTGCCGTAGATCGCCAGCCGGTAGAGCAGTGGGGCAAAAAAGCCATGCTTGAGCAAACCGCCCCGCACGACCACCAGCGTGGCAGTGAGGAACACCAACAGCGAGAACACGCGGTGTAGCGACTGCGTGCGCTCGGGGCTCTCCGGCGTGGAGTAGGCGGCCAGGTTCAAGATCACGAGGAAGCCGAAAACCAGCCAATCCTGAAACGCGAGCTCGCGGAAAAATCCGCGGATCGGTCCCACGGATTCGAGCTCCGTGGATCGACTCGAGTACAGCTCGCGGTGATCGATGGCCATGACGCTAGCGCCGGAGGAAATACCTCCGATTGCGGGAATGCGAAAGCTCAGTGCCAATCTCGTGCCAGCAGCGCGAGCAGACGGCATCGCGGAAATCACTGGTTCTACCAGCGCGTCCGTCCGTTCGCAGCGCGAAGCGCGCTACGCAGCGGGTAGTTCCGTTCGCGACCGTTAGGTCACTTTTGTTCACGCGTTTCGCGCACTTCGGCAAGCCCTTCTTCGGACTCCTCGACGGCGGCGGCTTCTTCTTCGACCTCGGCGTCGCTCGCCACGCGCGCCTTGGGTGCGTCGTCTTCCTGCACGCGCACGCGCACCAGATCTTCCACGCTGAGCTCCGCCAAGAGCAGCTCTGCGCGAGCTTCGTCCACCTTCATGAGCGCCGCGAGCTTCTTGGCGTTCAACGGTTCGACGGCCGCAGCGACGTCCGCCGCGACGAAGCGCCGCGCGCGATCCATTTCGCTCACGGCGTTCTTGTCGGAGCTGCGAGCGCGGGCGAGCCCCACTGCTGCAAGCGCGATGGGAGCCACGGCCATGAGCAACGTTGCGATGGTGCCGAGAGCGCCAGCGCTCACCACCGCCAGCACACCGAGGGCGACCAACAAGGCCAGCGCTCCGAAACCCCCGAGCACCGCCGACCCCATGCGCCACGCGATGGCGCGAGCTCGTAGACGTCGTGCTTCGGTGAGCGCGGGCAGCTCGCGTCCGGTGCGGGGGATGGTCACGTCATCCAGCTGAATTCGTGGACCGCCGCACACCTTGCAGCGCTCCCCCAACACCCGATCCGGCTCCACGTCGGCGACGGTGCGGCAGTGTGGGCAACGGTAGGTCTTGCCGTGAACCGCACCGCAGTCTTGGCAGCGGCCGGTGCGCTCGTCCACGGGGCCGCTGCACACGCGGCACTTGCCTGCTCGGGCTTCTTCGGATTTG
This portion of the Polyangiaceae bacterium genome encodes:
- a CDS encoding FHA domain-containing protein, producing MGVLSKALGLFRGRGGGGPERRARRAEARGELAEAAAAYLEAGLGSEAARVFAARADAAAEPRERYQLLGQALSLASAEQKAELSKRRGELALDLLKAGTLQLTPRELSLLGRELERAGSSAAAAEAYGLAGDVDDQARMLVDAGAIERLEQVLGDEQKRERKLRERAEVGRKAKDLFSCGRRREALALARAPRAEPDDMLLALAVEIEERRAQGPSARFELDGRPLEVAFGDSVVIGRADADITVPSPGISRQHLVLRRTPSGPEAADLGSSNGTLLRGVRLDVPVAIGEGIELTLGGDVSAKLTPLDGGGVRVEIGARVVLAPLGPWHLDDWRVQPADDGWLELSAHTPGYLEGLQVDQRIQLCRGDALSNAAGAPPRLRVVP
- a CDS encoding protein kinase, translated to MSLWSKLKERFAKDEPAPVAPPPPKPAPKPKVETSEDDLAALGLLAAGEEVPTDLALAELSRARGTSNERAALDRLLRARAARPLDERLAIAAADLFVQRGQIAAALELLDGASSTDALMMAADLRAERGEVAAAITLVERVLVRDIDAPGARERHERWRRWLGGAAPKDNPLNEATVLRADAPETTLRIVGEAGRGGAGTVYEAVDDVLGRRVALKVYHRPEDEHDKLEREARLAVTLAGRGVVRVFDVDPVRGWIVMEWLPAGALKRWLVQKDADFLWPIERWLAPLALAVARVHERGFVHADLKPANVLFRHVDEPVISDFGLAHPVGQVVAGGSRGYLSPERLSGEPITPADDVYALGRILEDALNALGERDLGSWRHGVALALASAEERPRDARALLRAWGL
- the moeB gene encoding molybdopterin-synthase adenylyltransferase MoeB; its protein translation is MPKTYSDLFAEVRADVKTVSLEELKDRLEGDKPPVLVDVREKDEFRAGYIPGAIHLPRGHLEMQAEQKLPDKNAEIVVYCAGGIRSVFAARSLSDLGYTNVVSANPGFVRWKDMRYPMEEPPHFTDAQLDRYSRHILLPEVGELGQQKLLKGRALLLGAGGLGSPAALYLAAAGVGTIGLVDADVVDASNLQRQILHATSRVGIPKVESAEKALKDLNPDVRVVKYQERLMSDNVDRIFGDGWDVIVDGCDNFPTRYLVNDASLFHKVPVVHGSIFRFDGQVTTFMPFEGPCYRCLYPEPPPAHLAPSCAEAGVLGILPGMIGTLQATEAIKIILGLGDTLVGRLLTYDSLRMSFRTLKLRRDKTCPACGEHPTIKEYVDYEGFCAGVAAQ
- a CDS encoding TetR/AcrR family transcriptional regulator, which produces MEPRAKRPRPSSDRILAAAEREFARRGYGETSLRQLMSAAKVSTTAFYARFATKEDVLRQLVLGLLSDLDERARAELSAAESVEDGFRRGVDVLVSVMAPKQRIVRIALTEGAASPAVRETLSQLYAALAALLGEKLAALARRGDATADDPEAVAWSLVGALNLQITRWAVYEQLSTDELAPALHRVATAMLPLLKR
- a CDS encoding phosphatase PAP2 family protein, producing the protein MAIDHRELYSSRSTELESVGPIRGFFRELAFQDWLVFGFLVILNLAAYSTPESPERTQSLHRVFSLLVFLTATLVVVRGGLLKHGFFAPLLYRLAIYGTVQLSYFFLGELLPLVNTTTLDGELYHLDTLLFGFEPAIALDSVVTPITTEWFAFFYFSYFFLLAIHVIPILMLSKNARLLGEFALGMLLVFCIGHTVYMLVPGFGPYKAMAGHFQHELPHGMWMDMVLSTVATGGAQMDIFPSLHTATPTFIAMFSFRHRNKLPFKYTWPVVVFFAVNIIIATMFLRWHYIIDVVAGLTLATLAVLLSTRLTRIEAGRRFRLATENWPTFFKSPRRSTRTAELARS